The DNA window gactgagccacccaggcgccccaaggggacattttaaaaagaatcattgcATCGGGCTGGCATCTACAATTCAGCATCCAACAGTTTCCAGCGTCCTTGCCAAGGACTTCCCTAACCAGCCTGTTTGAATTCTTTGGCAATGGGGGACTCAGTGGCCCTGGGGCAGCCTGTCCATTCCTTGGATGCTGTTGACCTTCCTTCAGGGGAGGAGATCCCCAACATCTATCAATAGGaatccctctccttcccttcattGTACTCTTCATTGACATCCACTCTACTGCCAGCTGCCCTTAACCTGTGCCCTTGACCTCACTGACCTCCAGAGAGCCtcagccacccagtgcccccagtGTCTCACTCCATCTGGCGGCAGAACTCCTGTGACATCGACAGTGGTAACTGCTCTTGCGCATTCTCCTGTTTACTGAGCTTGGACATTGGGCTGGGTGAGGCCAGGCTAGAAGGCTGCCCTACGGGGTCTGAACCTGACATAGGACAGCTTGGAAACACTAAAATGATTTCAGGCACGGGTGGACATCACTGGATATGAGTTCTTTAAAAACGTCTCTGGCTGCAGTGGAGTGTGGATGGGGGTAACGGAGAAAGGTACATCAGAGTGGTGAGGGGTTGCTGCAGAATTTGGGGGGCAGTCGGATGAAGGATGTGTAGGCGGGAAGAGTCGGCACCACCGGCCCACAGCCGTAGCCGGGGGGCCGCGGTTTTAACACACTTGCTGATTTCAGAAAGGGCCATCCATCATTCTCGACAAAGTGCTCATTTTGGGAGAGCTCATTTATATCCCAAATGGGCTGCCTGGTCTTCCCCTTAGAGCTGCAATTGTCGTGTTCATTTACTTTCAATTAATAATTGGAAGTGGCTGCACATAATGGGACTTATTTAATTTTCTGCTTGAGAGTCTAGAGCAAAAATTCTCATGGAGAGGACATGCCCCTCCTTCTCCGTTGCCGAGAGGACCCCCTCAGAACCTCCGAGGAAACGCATCCCTATggactctcattttatttttggaaaaggaacaaaatacacACTTTTCCCCCAATGCAGTTACAGAAAGTAACGCGTGACAAAACAGGAGAGCTTTTTTTTGGATTTTGAGAGTCGGCGGTGTGTTGAAAGGGTGATGGGTGTAATGTGCACAGAATCATCTAGAGAGAACTGACCTCTAGTCCTCACTGCCTTTTAGAAATGCAGACGCCTGGGCCCTGCCCCAGAGCTACTGAATCAGAACTGGGACCCGGGTCTGGGAGGGGTGGGGTCAGCTGGCTCCAGCCAGCAGACCGGAAGGGGGCCTGGGGCCTGACTGTTGCAGATCAATCCAAATCCTGGGTAAAGATTTTCAGTCTTGCTGCCCTTGCTGGggggtctgatttttttttcccccaggccAGAACCCTCTGTCGGGGCTGTGTCTGAGCCCACCTCTGTTTTCCCTGATATGCCAACCTTATTTGGCTGCCTGTATATCAAGGGAGCAAGTCGAGGGGAAGGGATGGGCCACAGTAGAAAACTCTGCATCTCCAAATTGCAGAGGAGATTCTCAATTAGACTCTTAACTGTTCTTGCCGTAATATGTATCCATCATATTTAATAATGCAGAACAAACCtgatttttattggttttcttctgATTATAAAGGTGATGCATATAAAGGCTATTCAGTCAAAGATAAAGGGCTACATCAACCggaaatgaacaaaatggcatCGGACATCTGTTGTGTGCTCCacttggcaaaaattaaaaagcgCTGTGAGCCATGGGCATGAAAAAACAGCTgttctggggcgtctgggtggctcaggtgattaagcgtccgacttcggctcaggtcatgatctcacggtttgtaggttcgagccccactcaggctctgtgctgacagctcagagcctggggcctgcttgcgattctgtgtctccctctctctctgcccctcccctcctcatgctctgtctctctcaaagtaaataagcattaaaaacaaaaaccaaaaccaaaaagcagaaacaactgTGCCAAAATGTCCTGGTCATTAACAAGTGACTGCCAAGGGAAAggtttattcattcaatgaacagctatttattgagtgtctgttGAGTGATCAGGGGCTAGAGAAGTGCTGGAATGTTCACCCCCTGATGCAGGAAGTGCCTCTGTGGGAAAGGGGGCTCAGGTACTTGGTGGTGGGGTGCCCGCCGGTTTCCTGGGCCCttaccctcacccctgccccgcaGGTGATGGACCTTGGCCGCCAGGCCAGCCGCCGCTTCTTCAACTGGCTTTACTGGAGCATCAATGCGGGTGCTGTGCTGTCGCTGCTGGTGGTGGCCTTTATCCAACAGAACATCAACTTCCCGCTGGGCTACGGCATCACTGTGGGCTGCGTGGGCCTGgccttcttcattttcctctttgccACCCCCATCTTTGTCACCAAGCCCCCCACAGGCAGCCAGGTGTCCTCTATGCTTAAACTTGCTCTCCAAAACTGCTGTCCTCGGCTGTGGCACCGACACTCTGCTAGGTAAGCAGGGGGCTCTTGGTGAAGGGGGCAAGTGCTGTGCTTCTGCTGGGGAGGCACAGTCCGGTTGGAAGAACTTTTGGGTCCAGCTCCCTCGGTAGCCCTTTATGACAACCTGCTCTCCAGGGGCCAGAGCTGTCCACTGTGACGGAGGtcaaggtggtggtggtggtactgGCAACAGACTAATGGTAGAAAGTATGACGGTCTTGACGGTGATGGTGGCGATGAAGATAGAGATGGAGGGGTTTGTTAGCGGCCACAGTGAAGGTAAATCCACAGTAACTGACAATGGCAGTcaaggtggtgatgatggagacACGGCACCAGCAAAGGCTGTTGGGATATACTAGAAATAATTCAACACCACGTTGACATTAAGTACAAGAAAGTCTAAGAAATCAGCCAAGcttgcccctcctccatcagccGGCATCCCAGGGAGGATGGTTCCTGATCTTGCGAATGCACAATGGCTTCCTTTTGCTGCTCTCCTTCCTGAGTTCATTGACTACTTGTGCTAAGCAAACTTGGAGGCCTTGGAGCCCATCAAAGATGCTGTCGGTAGGATCGAGACAGGAAAGGTGCAGAACGTGTTTTTCCAAGCTGGTGCATTGTGGTGGCGTTTTGTTTCCATGATCCACTGCACCCCAGCAAACCACCCCGGAACCCAGCGGGTTAAGCAACCACCTTTTATGACCTGTCTCAATTCTGTGGGTGACTAGGCTGAGCCGGTGATGTCACTGGAGGGACTGCAGTCATCTGGAGACCCGAAGGGTTTAGAACATCCAAGACAGCTCACTTATGTGAGCATTCCATGCTGGCTGCCAACAAGGACACCTTGGTTCCCCTGCAGGGGGCCTCCTGCCTGTGGCTGGAGCTTCCGCAGCAAGGTGTCTGGCTTGCCAGAGGAGGGAGCTTTCCAAGAGTGAACGTTccaaagggaaggaagcagaagcaTCACTTCTGCTCATTCCGTTTGTCAGCACAGCCACAAGGCTGGCCCAGATTCAAGGGCAGGGGAACTAAGCACCCACTAGTGGAAGAGCAGTATCACATGCTGGGCGGAGAGAAGCTGATGGCAGCCTTTCCTTGGAAAGGACAACACTGGTGTTATCCCTTTCAGCATCTCAAAGGATgcggcaaggggcgcctgggtggctcaatcggttaagcgtctgacttcagctcagaccatgatctcgaggttcatgggtttaggccccgtgtcaggctctgtgctgacagctcagagcctgaacttgcttcgagttctgtgtccccctctctctttgcccctccccccctcaaaaataaacattaaaaaaatttttttttaattttcaaaggatGAGGCAAGGCTCTTGAGCAGGAAGGGATTAGAAACCTGTCAGGACAAAGGGCAAAGGTCATAGCAGTGGTTGATCTGTCCTGTTTCCTGATCACTTTCCTTGCACCCCtacctctctgctccctcctacCTCATCAGGTGGGGAGAGGGCTGTAATGTCATCTGTCGAGGAGGATGGACTTgcagacagtgagcagggggcTTGGGGGGTTATCAAACCTGGGCCAGCCTCTCTAATGTCCGGTTTGGACTGGGACTCCCCTGCTTCCCCCTGGAAACTGGTGCTGTGAGTCGAAAATCCCTGAAGACTTTGCTAACCACGGGCTCTGGTCTACTTTCCCCAGGACCACGGGGCCATAGGGCCACAGCTCTGGGGGTGGGATGGGCCTCAATCAGCCACTTGTGCAGGAAAGGAGGTAATAGCGAGGACAGTGACTCGGGGTGAAATGAACACTCCGCGGGAGGCTGGCTTTGGGGGCGGTCACCTCCCTAACAACGATGATGATGGTGAGGCTGTCAccagtggtgatgatggtgatgatggagaAGGTGGCGCTCACAGTGGGGGGAGGAGATGGGTGATTTGGGAGGTAATGGCTATGGTCACTGGTGATAGGGGAGCCAGATTAAATTAGGGGATAATGGTGGCCGTGGTGGTGGTGACGATGGCTGCTATTTTATCCACTGCTCCCATGGCCCCACAGAGACCCCCAAGGCACCCAAACGGTGCCTGCGCAGAGGTCTTCCCAGTCTGGCCCTTCCCAGCAAGAGGACATTGCCAACTTCCAGGTTCTGGTGAAGATCTTGCCCGTCATGGTGACCCTGGTGCCCTACTGGATGGTGTACTTCCAGGTGAGCATCTTGACCTTTCGTTCTGGGGACActggctccccagcccctccacgGGGCTCAGCTCTCACTGAAGAACCCCGGAGCTTGTGGAAAGCGGGGGCTGGGGCTCACAGAGTGAACTGGAGCTCCGTGGGGGCTGGCACAAAGCCAtcctgatactttttaaaaaatgtttatttatttttaagagaaaggggGGCACGCAGGgagaaaggggggcagaggatctgaagtgggctctgcgctgacaacacagatgtggggctcgaactcacaaaccgtgagatcatgacctgggcccaagtcagacggtcaaccgactgaaccacccaagtgccccccatccccaccatccTGATAATTAACAGCACGAGGAATGCTGGAGACAGGTCAGAGGCCCCGGGACCTGAATGTCACCCCAGCTGTCTGGGCTTCTGTGTAAAACAAGCTGCTTTGAGGCGCTCATGGCTTTACAGCATCCAGATTCTTGGGCACggccactgaggcccagagaaggtgtGCCGGGTGCCCAACCCCTCACAGCCAGTTAGGGGCAAGCATTGCACACTTGGCAGCGGTGAGTCCCCACCCTAGCTGTGTCTCACAGCCACCGCACAGCTTTAAAAAAACGGGTTCTGCGTCTCACCCCGGATGACCGAAAGAGACTTGCTGGGGGAAGTCTCTAGAATAAGAAACTTCTCAGGTGACCCTGGTACTCAGGCTGGTTGGAGAGCTACTCCTTCCCCCCATTTCCAGAGGGGAAGgttagtggtgtgtgtgtgtgtgtgtatgtgtgtgtgtgtgtgtgtgtgtgtttacaggGTGCAGCAGCCTACCCCAGCCTCTAACCTCCAGACCACAAGGTCATTGCCTTCCATACCCCCTTCATAAGATGCTTGTTGGGCGTTACAGAAGATGGGGGTGATGCGGGGCCAGCCTGCTACTTGGGGGTGGCACACAGAAGGTGTCCATGAGGGAACAGGACATGGGGTGCGGGTGCCCGTGGCTGATTGTCAGTCATACTGGTTGTCAGAATATCGACATCCTTACGTACCACTTGGTAAATGGCTGCTgtcctgagccacccaagtgccctctcctgccccagaccCTCCTGTGGGATTCTCCCGGACGCCCCTTATGTGATATAGCAACCCAAGGGGGGATACCTGTGGGTATCAGTGGGACCCTGGGCGCCTGCTCCTGCACCTGTGTCCAGAGCCAATCGGGCGGGTTGGTGCCTAGGCAGTGCCTGTGCTGTGTCAGCCTGTGGGACTCAGCCTGGCCTCGGTGTCAAATGAGAGCTCCCAGTGAGGACAGCCATGTCATTATCTTCCTTATGTCAACAACCATTTATccacacctgctctgtgccagaccCTGGAGACACAAATGTGAGCCGGACCAGCTGTGCCCAGGCTCTGGGACAAGGCTGCACACACAGCTCACAGGCCTGGGGGCAGAGCGCAGGAAGGCAGGAGGCCCTGGAGGAAGGAGGGTAGGGAGGTCTGCTCCccctgaggctgggggaggggaccgtCTGGGACCCACTTCCACAGAAGGCCCGTCTGGGGAGCTGGGAGTCTCNNNNNNNNNNNNNNNNNNNNNNNNNNNNNNNNNNNNNNNNNNNNNNNNNNNNNNNNNNNNNNNNNNNNNNNNNNNNNNNNNNNNNNNNNNNNNNNNNNNNGATATAAGCTCTCTAAAGTCagggttctttctttccttttcatttaatgCTCATGGGCACCCAATACATGGGTTCAATGAATGCCTCAGACGCTGAGCCACTTAAAAAGAACTTattgattcttttccttcctccggTTCTAAAGGATTTGCAgccatttataaaatggtaaagAAGCTTCTGTAAGCTTCTGGTAAAGAAGCTTTCATGCTATTACACAAACCTTAGTCCTTTTCACTTAGTAACTTGATGGTTCTGAAGTTACGTAGCGCCTGTGAGCCCCATTTTTACAATGGGGATAGTAGTTCATTCAGCCCTGGTGTAGGAGCGgggctctgccctcatggaaTGTAGTCTAGCAGGAgtgttctgaggattaaaagaCCCAGTCCTGTGCCTGGATCACAAGGGTAGGAGCCACGGGGGATTAAAGTTCAATAGTGTTACGAAGACGAAAAGCAAAGCAAGTTCTTTGGCAGTGACAGCTTTAATGCACGCTGTCCTGTTTCATCCTCACAGCAACACTGGGATTTTTATTCTTACTCCTTGCATACGAGCAAGCACTGGGTCTCAGGGAGcttaagtgacttacccaaggtcacacagctagctagCGTGGCAGGGCCAGGATTAGAACCTGAGTCACTTAACACCACATCCAGTATTCATTTCACTACAGCACAGCTGTCTCCTAAGCagtgaaggggaaggagagaaaatgaagctTGAAAACTCCTCTGTAATACTTGATGCTGCAGTAGACAAGTCACGTGATCGCATGGAAAGGGGGCCAGCGGTGAAGTCAGACACACAGAGGCTCAAATCCAGCCCCAACTACTCATAAGCCATGTGACTCTGGGCTGGTTGcttaacctattttttttaatttgcaagaCTGCATATTAAATGCCTAGCACGTAACAGGCTGTCAATTAATGCAAGTCGTTCCTCTAAATGACTGCTAAACCTCATTCTGAGCTTCTAGCAGCCAAGGCAAAAATCAAAGGTTGAAATTCACATCTGAGacctccaccctgcccccaggccagttttctcttccttacctgCTGCTCAGTCATCAGCTACCTATAGTAACACCTATTACATGCCAAGCTCTGCCATGTGCTAAGCTGCCCACAGTAGACCTGGCTACAGtgcccccctttccccctccaggAGGCCTAGAGATGGAGCGTTTACGGTACATCCATCGCAATGAGACGGTGTCCCAGAAGATCGGGAAGAACGTGTACTATGCAGCACCTCTGTCCATCTGGTGGCAGGCCCCTCAGTACCTGCTTATCGGGATCAGTGAGATTTTTGCCAGTATCCCAGGTACCCGGGACCCTTCCCCCTACGCTCGTACCAGTGATGGGCTCTGCCTGGTGCTGCCCTGAGCAAAGCCAGCGGCCTCACAGGCTCAGCTTCTCAAGTTCGTGTGGGTGGAGGAAGGCCGGGTTCTCTCAGTGGGGCTGCCTTCACCCAGTGGAGAGTTGCTAGCCCTggtttgtgccaggcactgtgatggGCACTGCAGATTTGGAGGGGATTAAGACACTCCCATAAGGACTTCCCAGTTGTCCCTGGCGCCACGTTCCTCATCCCCTGCCCCCCTTGTCTGCGCatgtgctgttctctctgcctcagatTCACAGTGAGCGactattttccccctttactTCCGAGCCTAAATGCCAGGTTCTCCATAAGGCCCTTTCCGAGGCCTGTGGGAGGAGGGagtccttctctcctccttttgtTCATGTCTATCATGCACATGGGTCGCTGTGTTGTAATAAGGCAGTCCTGGTTTGtcccctgggcagggctgggagccagAGCTGTAGGCGGGGAGACGGACACTTCACTCAGCCAGGGGGCAGCTTACTCATCTGCAGGCCAGGGCGGGGCTCATGTGGGACTCACTCAGGACTGGGGGGCATCACCCAGACAGCAAACCCAGCTGGGGACTGTGGAAGGGCCTCTAGGGTGTCAGGAAAGCCCAGGGATGAGGCAGGTAGGCAGCGAGGGCAGTACtcagcaggaagcaggaagggtGTCACAGGCGGCAGGAACAGCATAGGCAAAGAGCTGAGCTCTTCATGGGAGTATCTGGAAGGCTAGGGAGGTGCAAGGTCAAACTTGGATGTTGAAGTTTCTCCTGGGGGCCATagtcaccgcccccccccccccaggagatTTTGGCAGGGAAAGAATCCCAGCAGAGGATTTTTAGACAGATCCATCTGACTGtgtgaggaggaagaagacaggaGACAGGGGAGTTGAAGAGGTGTttgtgggggctgggcaggaatTAACCAGGTCTGCAGTGTGGTCCAGggtagagggaagagagaggagggcagacagTGAGATTTCTGAGGCTGAATCAAAAGGATTtggtgatggggcacctgggtggctcagtcagttgagtgtctgactcttgattttggcccaggtctagggatggagccccatgtcgggctctgcactaagcctggagtcttgcttgggattctcagtctccctctgcctgttccctgctcatgctcacaggcaatctctctctctctaaaaaaacaaaaaggatttaGTGATGATGTtgaaggtgggcagagagagtagTGGAGAGAGAGGTGCTGTCTGAGATGGGACacccaggaggaagaggaagaggggagacagAGCGATGTGGGGGCATCAGGGTGGAGGGGAACagatgagcagggcagagacaaGGGGTCAGTGATGCATGGGTGTCGTCCTAGCCATGTAGTGGGCAGTCCTGCCAGGGAGGTCAGGATGGGGGCTTGCTGGGTGTgggccaggggcctggggccctgtctctgctcctccaccgGCCTCTTGGGCCCCCTCATCCCCCGCAGGCCTGGAATTTGCCTACTCGGAGGCTCCTCGCTCCATGCAGGGTGCCATCATGGGCATCTTCTTCTGCCTGTCGGGAGTGGGCTCGCTGTTGGGCTCCAGCCTCGTGGCACTACTGTCCCTGCCAGGGGGCTGGCTGTACTGCCCCAAGGACTTCGGTGAGTGTGGGGCCctccctgggggtgggaggcttGGAAAGGAGCCTAAGCGCTTTGACCCCAGGCAGAGTGAAAATAGCAGGCTGGGTTCAGGAGGACTGGGTTCTAGCCCAAACTTGGCCAGTCGCCCACAATGTGGCTTCCCCAtgccaggcctcagtttccctaactGTCTAAAAGGAACCCGTGAACTCCGCAGGCCTCCAGGGCGCCTTCCTGCATCTGGAAGTTTGTCATTCTGTCTGAAAGGGTCACCTTTCCCTGTAGTGTTGGGTGTTTTAAGCCCTGGAAAGAATCGCTAGCGGCCACGGAATTATGGGTGCCCCAGGAAAGACCCCGGGGTGGCCAGATGCTGGAGGGCTGTCTGCCCACCCATGGCCCACACCTCCTCAGTGGCCAGTCCCGGGGCAGCCCTGCCCGACCCAACCCACACACCAACCCCTCCTTTCCCCCAGGGAACATCAACAATTGCCGGATGGACCTCTACTTCTTCCTGCTGGCCGCCATTCAGGCCGCCACGGCCCTGCTGTTTATCTGGATCGCCGGCCGCTACGAGAAGGCAGCTCGGGGCCCAGTCTCCCAAAGCTGTCCCAGCAGGGATCGGGGCTGAGCACCCCCTGCTCCCCTCTGCAGGACACAGACAGCAGCAGTCCAGGGTGAGGGCGGGGTTCCTTGAGTTTATTCTGTACCCGACATTAGGATGAAATGGTTCCCATAAATAAGGGGCTTAAGCCCTTCCTCACAAGCATGGTCCAtgatgggggggcagggcagagggggccCGGGTGGGAGTCCTTTTGAGTGACCAGGCAGGGGGCTTGGAGCAGCGAGCACCAGAGGGTGGACAGGAGGCTGGTGGCGGCAGGGGCTGGGCCGGGCAGGCAGAAAGGGGTCAGGAACTACCCCGGATCCTCTCCATGTAGCTGCGCAGCTCCTCGGGGTCCTTCAGTCCCATGTCCTCACACACCCAGCGGATGTCGTCCTCGCCGGCCACCAGGATGGACTGCACGGCAGGGGCCCCTGCGGGCTCCTCAGGCAGCTGGGCCGGGGGCGCCGGTGCAAACGTCACAAACTCCACGCGCTTCCGCCGCCCCCCGGCTTCCTTCCGGGCCAGGGCGCTCGAGGGGCCGGTGGTGCCCCCTGCGGGGGCCTGGGCCAGGGTCggggcctcccctcctcccccactctcgcaggggcagcccccctcccccttgggCAGGCCAGGGGACTGCCGGTCCAGCTGGCGGCTCAGTTCCTCCTGGTCGGTGCCCAGCCAGACCCAgttgtggggctggggggaggcggggTCCGTGGCGCTGTCGGGGGGCTCCTTGCGCTGGTAGCGCAGCACGAAAACCACGCCGTTGACCAGGAAGATGAGGATGGCCAGACAGAAGATGCCCAGCAGAGCGTACATGCCAAGCTCTAGGTCGGTGACCCGCTGAGGGGCCGGGaccatctcctcctcttcctcctcctcctcctccgcgtCTCcagcctccgcctcctcctctgCCGGCTCAAACTTGCCCCTCACGCCCCCGCTGCCCCCAACACCACCTGCCTCCCATTGTTTCCCGCCCATGCTGGCCTCCGTTACTGGAGAGCTCCGGGCAGGGCTGGATGGGCGGGCCGGGGCCGGGGTGGGAGCGGGGGGCAGGCCCAGCCAGGCGGTGCCAGAGGCCAGCGGCACACGGTGGCGGCCCCGGCGACAGGGCTCGGGCGGGTGCAGAGCTATGTGCAGGGGCAGCCCCTcggcccctgccccactcaccaccacccccagcgGGGCGCCCCGCTCCTCGGCTGGCAGGACAGCACCGGGCTCCTCAGCTGAGACAGACAGTCCCAGGTCATGGTGGTCGTAGAGCTCGGCGGGGGCCAGGGTGTGGTCAGAGAAGGACAGCCAGAGGGAGAGGGCCACCTCCTGCGGGGCGCACGGACACAGGCAGAGACATGCAAgggcacgcacgcatgcacacagaGACCACTCCCACAGAGACAGGCCACACAGAGGAGagatcagagagaaaagagacacagcaAATGGACAaaacacagggagagaggggacgCGCGTCAATCACCTGTCTGCCACTCGGCCCTGGGGTCTGAGTCAATCGGGAGGGTCCTCCGAGCCATCTAATCAACCTCCCACTGTCACACTCCAGCCACTGCTTGGCCCACCTCCAGCTGCAGAGAGCTCACTACCTTGTAGGGCAGTCAGAACTCATTCCGAAAGCACTAAGGTGAGGGGTCCAGGTACCTCCCGTCCCCCTGTCATTAACCCCCATCTGGAGATGTTGACCTCATCCCTCTGACCCCCAGCTGTCACCTGCTTTGGGGCGGGAAAGGCTGACTGTGCCCAGCATGTGGCTGTGACCTCCCCGGGGTGGGCAGTGCCCCGGCTCAGGGCCAGTGAGATGCCCATCACCGGCTGCACCCGCAGCTCCAGCACCGAGACCTTGTCATCCGTCACGGCCAACGCCTGCTCCCCCAGGATGGAGTCAGACAGTGGGGAACGCACCTGAGGGCGAGAGGGAGCTGCAAGTTGCGGGGGGTCCAGCCTCTCCTCGCTGAGCCCCAGCATCTGAACGGGCTGCCTTTCCCCTCCCATTGCACC is part of the Suricata suricatta isolate VVHF042 chromosome 11, meerkat_22Aug2017_6uvM2_HiC, whole genome shotgun sequence genome and encodes:
- the SLC15A3 gene encoding solute carrier family 15 member 3, with protein sequence MAKRRLLRSVSSSKVEPRGPRRWRRTAAAAVLLVEALERAAFFGISANLVLYLNSASFHWDGQQASRAALVFLGASYLLAPVGGWLADAYLGRHRSITLSLLIYLSASSLLLATAFLDGRRSFCGEVPQAPLGSACPSPACPRASSAPYCAPTLYSGLLLLALAASSIRSNLTSFGADQVMDLGRQASRRFFNWLYWSINAGAVLSLLVVAFIQQNINFPLGYGITVGCVGLAFFIFLFATPIFVTKPPTGSQVSSMLKLALQNCCPRLWHRHSARDPQGTQTVPAQRSSQSGPSQQEDIANFQVLVKILPVMVTLVPYWMVYFQVSILTFRSGDTGSPAPPRGSALTEEPRSLWKAGAGAHRVNWSSVGAGTKPSSQGKNQRLKFTSETSTLPPGQFSLPYLLLSHQLPIVTPITCQALPCAKLPTVDLATVPPFPPPGGLEMERLRYIHRNETVSQKIGKNVYYAAPLSIWWQAPQYLLIGISEIFASIPGLEFAYSEAPRSMQGAIMGIFFCLSGVGSLLGSSLVALLSLPGGWLYCPKDFGNINNCRMDLYFFLLAAIQAATALLFIWIAGRYEKAARGPVSQSCPSRDRG